In Papaver somniferum cultivar HN1 chromosome 1, ASM357369v1, whole genome shotgun sequence, a genomic segment contains:
- the LOC113304562 gene encoding homeobox-leucine zipper protein PROTODERMAL FACTOR 2-like, with amino-acid sequence MMIRNGKLEGFGSFTSSRHRLTHQMNMFQPNMFDHTQHNPLDMMSDNDLARISNTVDEFDSKSGSEYLEGGSGDDQADPTTQRAKKKRYHRHTQHQIQEMEAFFKECPHPDDKQRKELGRELGLEPLQVKFWFQNKRTQMKTQHERHENTQLRMENDKLRAENMRYKEALSNTSCPNCGGPTSLGEMSFDEHHLRIENARLREEIDRISAIAAKYVGKPMGSSFPLLPPPIPSRSSLDLGVGIQGGLRGDIFGGGGDLLRSLSGSLTEADEPVIVELAVGAMEELIRMVQLGEPLWVAGPDGATEILSEDEYMRTFPRGIGPKPFGLKTEASRQSADVIMNHMNLVEILMDAGRWSSLFSSIVPRAMTVEVLSTGVAGNFNGALQVMTAEFQVPSPLVPTRESLFVRYCKQHSDNTWAVVDVSLEHLHPSSPPVSRCRRRPSGCLIQEMPNGYSKVVWVEHVEVDDRAVHSIYRSLVNSALGFGAKRWIATLDRQCERLASVMASTTFLADPVINNQEGRKSMLKLSERMVMSFCSGVSASTTHTWTTLSGSGAEDVKVMTRKSVDDPGRPPGIVLNAATSFWLPVPPKRVFDFLRDENSRNEWDILSNGGDVQEMAHIANGRDPGNCVSLLRVHGVHSANSSPNNMLILQESCTNATGSFVIYAPVDIAAMNAVLNGEDPDYVALLPSGFAILPDGPTVHGGGTAAVGSGGSLLTVAFQILVDSIPTAKLSLGSVATVNSLIACTVERIKAAVNSDST; translated from the exons ATGATGATAAGGAATGGAAAACTTGAAGGATTTGGGTCATTTACTTCTTCTAGACATAGGCTTACTCATCAG ATGAATATGTTTCAGCCAAATATGTTTGATCATACTCAACACAATCCCCTGGATATGATGTCGGACAACGATCTGGCGAGGATTAGTAATACCGTCGATGAATTCGATAGTAAATCTGGAAGTGAGTACCTGGAAGGTGGCTCAGGTGATGACCAAGCTGATCCAACAACTCAACGTGCGAAAAAGAAACGTTATCATCGTCATACCCAACATCAAATTCAAGAAATGGAAGC TTTCTTCAAGGAGTGTCCACATCCAGATGATAAGCAAAGGAAAGAACTTGGGCGAGAATTAGGTTTAGAACCTCTGCAAGTCAAATTTTGGTTCCAAAACAAACGTACACAAATGAAG ACTCAACATGAACGCCATGAGAACACGCAATTGAGAATGGAAAACGATAAGCTTAGAGCAGAAAACATGAGGTATAAAGAAGCACTTAGCAACACCTCGTGCCCTAACTGTGGTGGTCCCACTTCTTTGGGTGAAATGTCATTTGATGAGCACCACTTGAGAATCGAAAATGCTCGACTAAGAGAAGAG ATTGATAGAATTTCAGCTATAGCTGCAAAGTATGTTGGGAAACCAATGGGTTCATCATTCCCTCTTCTTCCTCCCCCAATTCCTTCCCGGTCATCACTTGACCTTGGAGTTGGAATTCAAGGAGGACTTCGAGGAGACATTTTCGGTGGAGGAGGTGATCTGCTTAGATCCCTTTCTGGATCCCTTACAGAGGCCGACGAGCCAGTTATCGTTGAGTTAGCTGTAGGTGCAATGGAAGAGTTGATCCGAATGGTTCAATTAGGGGAACCACTATGGGTTGCTGGCCCTGATGGTGCTACTGAGATTCTAAGCGAAGATGAGTACATGAGAACATTCCCAAGGGGAATTGGACCTAAACCATTTGGATTAAAAACTGAAGCTTCTCGCCAAAGCGCTGATGTTATTATGAACCATATGAACTTAGTCGAGATTCTTATGGACGCG GGTCGATGGTCCAGTTTATTTTCCAGCATAGTTCCAAGGGCCATGACTGTAGAAGTCCTGTCAACTGGTGTAGCTGGAAATTTTAATGGAGCACTGCAAGTG ATGACAGCTGAATTCCAAGTTCCTTCCCCTCTTGTACCAACCCGCGAGAGTTTGTTTGTGAGGTACTGTAAACAACATTCTGATAATACATGGGCGGTTGTGGATGTTTCCTTGGAGCATTTACATCCAAGTAGCCCACCTGTATCGAGATGTCGAAGAAGGCCATCAGGCTGTTTGATCCAAGAGATGCCAAATGGTTACTCGAAG GTTGTCTGGGTGGAGCATGTAGAAGTAGATGACAGAGCAGTTCACAGTATATACAGATCACTGGTTAACTCAGCTCTTGGATTTGGTGCCAAGCGTTGGATCGCAACCTTAGATCGGCAGTGTGAACGCCTTGCTAGTGTTATGGCGAGTACTACATTTTTAGCCGATCCTG taataaataatcaagagGGGAGAAAGAGTATGCTGAAGCTCTCTGAAAGAATGGTTATGAGTTTCTGTTCTGGTGTAAGTGCTTCTACCACTCACACGTGGACTACTTTATCCGGAAGTGGTGCTGAGGATGTGAAGGTGATGACAAGAAAGAGCGTTGATGATCCAGGAAGGCCTCCTGGTATTGTGCTCAATGCAGCTACTTCCTTCTGGCTTCCTGTACCACCAAAGagggtttttgattttcttcgagATGAAAACTCTCGAAATGAG TGGGATATCCTTTCAAATGGTGGTGATGTTCAAGAAATGGCACATATTGCTAATGGTCGTGATCCTGGAAACTGTGTTTCTCTGCTCCGTGTTCATGGTGTCCAT AGTGCAAACTCAAGCCCAAATAACATGTTGATACTGCAAGAGAGTTGTACCAATGCAACGGGGTCATTCGTAATTTACGCTCCAGTTGATATTGCTGCGATGAATGCAGTTCTAAATGGTGAAGACCCAGATTACGTAGCACTATTGCCTTCAGGTTTTGCTATACTTCCTGATGGACCCACAGTTCATGGAGGGGGAACTGCAGCTGTTGGGTCTGGCGGATCACTCCTAACTGTTGCATTTCAAATCCTGGTTGATTCGATTCCAACAGCAAAACTCTCTCTGGGATCAGTGGCTACTGTCAACAGCCTCATTGCTTGCACTGTGGAGAGGATCAAGGCTGCAGTTAATAGTGACAGCACGTAA